The following are encoded in a window of Impatiens glandulifera chromosome 5, dImpGla2.1, whole genome shotgun sequence genomic DNA:
- the LOC124938931 gene encoding two-component response regulator ARR12-like produces MSTITNDIKFPEGLRVLVMDDNVDCLKLLCIDLHKCKYKVTAITEAIKALELLRKNKDEYDIFITQTKHTVDFEFLKIITLEIVIPIIVISENDDKDMVLKGVINGARDYLVKPEEIVRSTNIDNSHDKRKGKQN; encoded by the exons ATGTCGACAATCACTAACGATATTAAGTTTCCCGAAGGCTTAAGAGTTCTCGTCATGGATGACAATGTCGATTGCTTGAAACTACTGTGCATTGATCTTCATAAATGCAAATATAAag TTACTGCAATAACCGAAGCAATTAAAGCTCTTGAACTATTGAGGAAGAACAAAGATGAATATGACATTTTTATTACTCAAACCAAACATACGGttgattttgagttcttgaagatCATAACCCttgaaattgtaattccgaTCATAG ttATATCTGAAAACGACGACAAAGATATGGTGTTAAAAGGTGTGATAAATGGAGCTCGAGACTACCTTGTAAAGCCT GAAGAAATTGTTCGATCCACCAATATCGACAACTCCCATGATAAGAGAAAGGGAAaacaaaattga